The window GAGCTAGACCCGGTCACTGGGGATGAACGACGGCGGCTCGTTCCGGAGCCGTTTTCGATGGACACCTGGGCGAGTGCGCCGCCGACGGTCACCGACGACACGCTCTACGTCGGCGGCGGCCGCCGGTTGTACGCACTGGATACGGCGACTGATGAGGTTCGGTGGGCCTGCGAGCTCGATCGGAACAAGATTATCGCACCACCAACGGTTGCTGACGGCGTCGTCTACGTTAGCGCGGTCCACTCGTCGAGCACGGCCGGCAGCGTGTACGCGGTGGATGCAGCGGACGGAACCGAGTACTGGCAGTTCAAGGCCAGAGACGAGATCGCGGCTGCGCCGACGGTGGCCGACGGCACCGTCTACGTCGGGGGCGACGAGGGCACCCTGTACGCGATCCAGGCCGAGAGGGGGGCCGCGACGGGTGATGCCACACAGGCCGGCGGCGGTGACGCAGGGGCCGACACGCAGGTGGACGCCGATGCCGGCTGCCCGAGCTGTGGGGCCGCCCTCTCGGGCTATGACGACCCGTCGTTCTGTCCGGAGTGTGGTGGCGACCTCGGCGGCTGTCCGGAGTGCGGTGCCGACCTGTCGGACCGTGGGGAGGCCCCCTTCTGTCCGGACTGCGGTACCCGAATCTGACTCTAGGCGCGAACACCCCGGGGTCGTCGGAAGGCTCCGTCCTCAGGAGGCAGTCACAGAAACGGACTCGACACCGTCACGGACCTATCCGACACACAGCCACACAGCCGGAGTTCTACGCGGACCTCGTGGCGGCGGTGCCCGACCGTCTCGAGGCGACCCACGCCAGTGATGTCGCTGCCCTCGACTGGCGGGAGGAGCTGGCGTGAGACTTCGAGGACGCGCTGTTCGCTCGAAGCGGTGCCAACCGCGAGCGAGCGTTCGTATCACGGCGACCGGCTGCCGTGGGAGTACTCGCCGCCCGCCGAGGCAGCCGCGAAGAAGTTCCTCCGACTGCGGAACCGGCTGGTGCCGTACCTGTACGCGCTGGCTCGTGAGGCCCACGACGAGGGGCTCCCGATGGCGCGGGCGATGTGGCTCGCCTACCCTGACGCGGAGCCGGCCGCCACGTTCGACCGCCAGTACCTGCTCGGCGACGACCTGCTGGTGGCGCCCATCGCGACGCCCGGGCCGGTCGCGACGAAGGAGGTCTGGTTCCCGCCGGGCGAGGACGCATGGGTGGACATCTTCACCGGCGAGCGCTACGAGGCGGGCCAGGTCGCGACCGTCGAGGCACCGCTCGACCGGATGCCGGTCTTCGCCCGGACCGGGACGGTCCTGCCGCTCAAGCCGCTCGGCGACCGTGCTGGTGATTCCGAGGCCCGTCGTGAGATTCGTGTCTACGCGGGCGACGAGGGCGCGTTCGAACTGTACGACGACGCGGGTGAAGGCCTCGGGTATCGGGCGGACGAGTTCGGGCGGACGCCACTCCGATACGAAACGACGCCCAACGGGCATCGCTTCGTCATCGAGGGGATGGAGGGCGACTACCCGGGCCGCCCAGACGAGCGGGCGTACGACGTGACGTTCGTCGGCGTCGAGGCGCCCGAGCGGGTCGTCGTCTCGGGCGCCGGGCGGACGGCGGACTGGACATACGACGCGGATGCACGGGAGGTGACCGTCTCCGTGGACCCGCGGCCCGTCTCCGCTCGCGTCGTGGTGACCGTGGCGTAGTCGGTGGCAGGTGGCGTGTCGCTGCAGGTCCGGCGTCCGGCGAGTGACGCCCCCGGGTGGCCGCTATCGGAGTGTGCCGACGTAGACCGTATCTCCGTCGAGCACCACTCCCGGTTGCCGCCCGGTCTCCGTCTCGAACGTCCACGCCTCGCTCCCATCGCGTTTCTCGAACGCATGTACCATCCCTTCCTCCGTCCCGGCGAAGACGGTACTCTCTCCGATGACCGGGGGGTGTTCCAGGTCCTCCGTGAACGTCTCCGACCAGCGCTCGCGTCCATCTCGCTGACGGAATGCCTGTAGCGCTCCGTACGACGCGGCCCCCGAATTTCCGCCCCCCGTGTCACTGAGTCCGTCACCGGTGACGAAGATGGTGTCACCCGACTGCTGGAGCACCATCGATGTCAGCTCCGTGACGGTTCGCCACTGTTCGGTCCCGTCGCTCGTCGAGAGTGCGAACAGACGGCCGGCATACGCGGCGTACAGTGATTGGCCCAGACCCATGGTCGAGGGCCAGCTCGCACCGAGCGGCATAATCTCGCCTCCGGCTGGTGCCTTCCACTGCCACCGTTCGGTTCCGTCCCCGGTCGTGAGCGCATAGACCCGGTTCCCGGTCGTACTCGGGTAGACGTGGCCGCTGTGGACCGCCATGCCACCGCGAACCGGCTTCTCGGTGTCGAACGTCCAGCGCTCGCTCCCATCCGTCACGTCGATCGCAATCACCCGACCGTCGCGCGAGCCGACGAACGCGGTGGTGTCGGCGACCGTCGCCGCATTCCTATCCAGCGCCCCACCCTCGTATGTCCAGCGCTCGGACCCATCCTCGAGGGAGAGCCCACGGAGGCGTTCCTTTCCACCCCCCACGACGACGGTCCCATCGACGGGGCGTGGTACCAGCCACATCTCGGCGTCGCCGGCAACCGTCCACTGCTCGCTCCCATCGGCCGCGGAGAGCGCGTAGAGTTCCTTGCCGGCGGGGACCAGGAGCGTCTCGTCCACCAGTACGGGGTCCTTGATAAAGATACGAGCGCATACCCCCGTATTCAGGCGGGGGTCAATCGGACAATAGCGTACACCACACCCAACGACGCTATAACTGGGTTTCCACCCGTTTTATCGGTAGTATTAATACGCCGACGATACATAGTATGCGACACGGATGAAGACCACACGGCACGCGACCTACAACCTCAACTACCACATAGTGTGGGTGCCGAAGTACCGGAACTCGGTACTCATTAACGAGGTCGCAGACCGTGTGCGAACCATCCTCCACGAAATTGCCGACGACAAGGGTCTCGAAATCCTCGACCTGACCGTACAACCCGATTACATCCACCTGTTCGTCAGTAGCCCGCCGAAACATGCCCCATCCCTTCTCGCCAACTGGTTCAAAGGCATCAGTTCGCGGAAGTACAACCACCGCTACGCCGACCACGACGGCGAGAAGATCGGGTGGGCGAGGGGCTACTACGCGGGAACTGCCGGAGAGGTCTCCAACGAGACGGTCTCGAACTACATCCAGCGTCACGAGGAGAGCGAGTCGTGACCGAACTCACGAAGACGCTGGAACTGAAACTGGTCGAGCCGAACGCGCACAAGCGGCGAAAACTCCGTGAGACGAGAGCCGCGTATCAGCAGGCGCTTCAGGATGCCTTCGGCCAGCATTGCACCACGCAGTCCGAAGCGAACGACGTGGTGGTCGACTACGACCTGAGTGGGTACGCAAAGAACGCACTCAAGAAGTACGTGCCGCAGTTGACGACAACGTACAATGCGGGTGAACTTCACGACGACCACCCCGTCCGCTTCACAAACGAGGGGCTCCGGCTCGACCACAAGCCCGAGAACGCCATCGAGTGGTACGTCAAGATTCCACATCATGAGGATTACCACCTCTGGCTCCC of the Haloglomus salinum genome contains:
- a CDS encoding DUF5110 domain-containing protein; this encodes MPTASERSYHGDRLPWEYSPPAEAAAKKFLRLRNRLVPYLYALAREAHDEGLPMARAMWLAYPDAEPAATFDRQYLLGDDLLVAPIATPGPVATKEVWFPPGEDAWVDIFTGERYEAGQVATVEAPLDRMPVFARTGTVLPLKPLGDRAGDSEARREIRVYAGDEGAFELYDDAGEGLGYRADEFGRTPLRYETTPNGHRFVIEGMEGDYPGRPDERAYDVTFVGVEAPERVVVSGAGRTADWTYDADAREVTVSVDPRPVSARVVVTVA
- a CDS encoding PQQ-binding-like beta-propeller repeat protein, translating into MSGGTDSGVERWRFEADDYLRSSPAAVDGTVYVGVIGGSLYAVDATTGSQQWSFSSRHGVTATSAPVVADGTVYVGTRDRHLFAVDAASGTEEWRFETDNWATSTPAVAGDTVYIGTRSGTLYAVDADRGTERWRFTSDRRKYSWPTVAGDTVYYGGDGILWALDATTGTERWRFTHETAVRSPTAAVTNGEAVYTGGNGGVPLCELDPVTGDERRRLVPEPFSMDTWASAPPTVTDDTLYVGGGRRLYALDTATDEVRWACELDRNKIIAPPTVADGVVYVSAVHSSSTAGSVYAVDAADGTEYWQFKARDEIAAAPTVADGTVYVGGDEGTLYAIQAERGAATGDATQAGGGDAGADTQVDADAGCPSCGAALSGYDDPSFCPECGGDLGGCPECGADLSDRGEAPFCPDCGTRI
- a CDS encoding PQQ-binding-like beta-propeller repeat protein; the protein is MDETLLVPAGKELYALSAADGSEQWTVAGDAEMWLVPRPVDGTVVVGGGKERLRGLSLEDGSERWTYEGGALDRNAATVADTTAFVGSRDGRVIAIDVTDGSERWTFDTEKPVRGGMAVHSGHVYPSTTGNRVYALTTGDGTERWQWKAPAGGEIMPLGASWPSTMGLGQSLYAAYAGRLFALSTSDGTEQWRTVTELTSMVLQQSGDTIFVTGDGLSDTGGGNSGAASYGALQAFRQRDGRERWSETFTEDLEHPPVIGESTVFAGTEEGMVHAFEKRDGSEAWTFETETGRQPGVVLDGDTVYVGTLR
- the tnpA gene encoding IS200/IS605 family transposase: MKTTRHATYNLNYHIVWVPKYRNSVLINEVADRVRTILHEIADDKGLEILDLTVQPDYIHLFVSSPPKHAPSLLANWFKGISSRKYNHRYADHDGEKIGWARGYYAGTAGEVSNETVSNYIQRHEESES